The Prochlorococcus sp. MIT 0801 genomic sequence AAAGAACAGGGGTTGAAGTTATTGCAAATGAATCTAAGAATGCCGATCCAGCATCGATAGTATTTGATGCTATTGGTGCAAGTAAGTCAAAGAATATAGATCTACTATTGGTAGATACTGCAGGAAGATTACAAACGAAAAATAATTTAATGGAGGAATTAAAAAAAATTAGAAAAATTATCGATAAACTTGCTCCTAAAGCAAATGTTGAATCTTTACTAGTGCTTGATTCTAGTCAAGGTCAAAATGGGCTAAGGCAGGCTCTAGCATTTGCTGATTCAGCAGAATTAACAGGAGTAATACTTACAAAACTTGATGGATCTTCTAAAGGAGGTGTTGCTATGGCTGTTGCATCAGAAGCAAAACTTCCTGTCAGATTTATCGGAGCTGGTGAGAAAATTAGAGACTTGAGACCATTTAATAGTTTTGAGTTTATTGAGGCACTTTTAACTGTTAAATGATTTTTAGAAATTTTGTGTATATGTTGCTAGGTTTTAATTTCTTTATTGCCGGAGAATTGTGAAAGAAAATTCTCCAATTTCAGAACAACAAAGTCAACACCCTAATAACTTCTTATCAAGTGCTGCTTCCAAGTCTTTAAGCGATTTGGTTCACAGTCTTTCTCAAGAGCAAATTGTTAATCAAGATTTATTGCTTTCATTGAGCTTTGCTTTGCGAAGTTTTACTAATTTACAGCGTTTTCTTGAACTTATTCCTCTTCTTATTACTCAATTAGTTGGCGTTAAAGGATCATTGTTAATTTCATTTCAAGATAATGGAAGTCTTTGGCGGGAACAGTTACAAATGGTTCCTATGGATGAAGATCAGGAACTCTTTAGAAAATTATTTCTTTTAGAGGAAGGGAAGAAAACGGGTTTTGGCATGCAGGAAAAGAATATTGAAATGTTAGATCGCTTAGTTGAAAGACATTTTGAATCTTGTAATGTGATCGCTACATCGATAGTTTCGAGAGGAAGACCGCGAGGTCGATTATATGTATTTGATAAAAAAGAGATTGTTTTAGGAAGTAATGTTCATCGAAAATATATTCAAATAGTTGCTGATCTGACCGGAGTAGCTATAGAAAATGATGCCATTTTTCAGGTGATTCGTAATCATGAAAAAGTTGATAGACAAATAAGTATTGGCGCCGAAATTCAATCACAATTATTGCCAGATCAATGTCCAGTCATTGAAGGAGTTGAATTAGCTGCTTGTTGCAGGCCAGCTTTTCAAGTAGGTGGTGATTATTACGATTTTATGCCCACTCGCTCAGATTTAAATGAAACAGCAAAAGCTAGTGGGCGGTGGGCTTTTGTGATAGGTGATGTTATGGGTAAAGGTGTTCCTGCTGGATTGTTGATGACTATGCTACGAGGGATGCTTAGAGCCGAAGTTTTAACAGGATTACCCCCTGATGTTATTTTGCATGACTTGAATCAATTAGCTCTTGAAGATTTGACTCAATCACATAGGTTTGTAACTTTATTTTATTCGGACTTTGACGCTCAATCAAGAAAATTACGTTTTGCTAATGCAGCACATAATCCTCCTTTACTTTGGAGCGCTAAGTCAAAATCAATCCATAGATTAGACACCCCTGGTCTATTAATAGGTCTTCAACCTGAAGCGGAATATGGATGTGGGGAGATATTTCTTCAGCCTGGTGATGTTCTTCTGTACTACACCGATGGTGTTACTGAGGCACCTGGTATTTCGGGTGAACGTTTTGATGAAAATCGTTTAATAACTTTTTTAGATAAATTTGCTAAGGAAGGCTTGGGGGCTAAACAAATATTAAATAAACTTTTTGAAAGATTAGATGGTTTTGTTGGTGTTAGTGATCATCATCTTGAAGATGATGCATCAATGGTGGTTTTAAAAGTCAATGATGAATTAACGGTTCCTGAATTAACTTAGTAATCACCTGACAATTGCGAAGACTCTTGCTTTATTTATATTAGTAATATGGAAAAAGCATTGAGCAAAACTTGGAGCGAGAGATTTGATAAAGGACTTAATCCTTTTATAGAAAAATTTAATGCTTCAATCGATTTTGATATTTGTTTATTAGAAGAAGATTTGGATGGATCAATTGCCCATGCACGTATGCTTGGAATCCAAGGGATTATTACCAAGGAAGAGGCCATTAAATTAGAAAATGGTCTTCAACAGATTAGAAAAGAGGCATCTGATGGTTTATTTCATCCTGTCATTTCAGATGAAGATGTGCATTTTGCAGTAGAAAAAAAATTAATAGATTTGATAGGCTCGGTAGGAAAAAAACTACATACTGGCCGTAGTCGTAATGATCAAGTTGGAACAGATCTTAGATTATGGCTAAGAAAGCGTATTGATGAAATTGATATGGATTTGGAGCGTCTTCAGATAGCTCTTTTTTTATTAGCAGAAGAAAATCTTTACACGCTTATTCCTGGTTATACGCATTTACAAAGAGCACAACCTTTGTCTCTGGCGCATCATTTATTGGCATATATTGAGATGGCACAAAGAGATAGAAACAGATTGAAAGACGTAAGAAAACGAGTGAATATTTCCCCGCTAGGAGCAGCTGCTTTAGCAGGAACATCTATTTCTATAAGCAGAAAAATTACTTCTTCAGAATTACACTTTCAAGATATTTACGCTAACAGTTTAGATGCTGTAAGTGATAGAGACTTTGTCGTAGAATTTTTAGGAGCCTCTTCGTTAATTATGGCTCATTTAAGTAGATTATCTGAAGAAGTAATTTTATGGGCATCGGAAGAATTTGCATTTATTCAATTAACCGACCGATGTGCTACCGGAAGTAGTCTTATGCCTCAAAAAAAGAATCCTGATGTGCCAGAACTTGTTCGGGGTAAGTCAGGAAGAGTATTTGGACATTTACAAGCTATGCTTACTATGATCAAAGGATTACCTTTGGCTTACAATAAAGATTTTCAAGAAGACAAAGAAGCCATTTTTGATAGTGTTAAAACAGTTAAGAATTCCTTGGTTGCCATATCAATATTGTTTGAAGAAGGTTTAATTTTTAGAAAAGAAAGACTTAATCACGCTGTTTCATCAGACTTTTCAAATGCCACTGACGTTGCTGATTATTTAGTGGCTAAAGACATACCATTCAGAGAGGCTTATCAATTAGTCGGGCGAATTGTAAAAACTTCTTTAGAGGAAGGGATTTTACTAAAAGACATTACTTTGGAAAGATGGAAAACATTTCATAAATTTTTTGAAAAAGATATTTACGAAAAGCTTTTACCGTCAAGTGTGGTTGAGTCTCGTTTGAGTGCTGGTGGAACTGGATTTGAGAGAGTTCAAGAACAGCTTCTTTCTTGGCGAGAAAAATTATTTAATTAAAAAATTCGTTATAAATCTATTTTAGGGCTTTCGGTATTAAAGTGTTTAGTGATAACTCATTTTAGAGTTATTAATTTTGGCTATTCATAGCCGATTAGTTACATTTTATTTTAAGTCAATTTTCAAGTGAGTATTTTTGTCGGCAACTTGCCCTTCCGCGCTGAGCAGGAAGATGTCATGGAATTGTTTTCTCCCTTTGGGGAGGTGTCAAATTGTTCTTTACCTTTAGAACGAGATACGGGACGCAAAAGAGGTTTTGCTTTTGTTGAGATGGCTGATGAAGCAGTTGAAGCTTCAGCAATTGAATCTCTACAAGGTGCTGAGCTCATGGGCCGTCCTTTAAGAATCAACAAAGCCGAACCTAGAGGGAGTGCTCCCAGAAGAGGCGGCGGTGGCGGCTATGGCGGTGGTGGCGGCTATGGCGGTGGCGGTCAAGGCGGTTATGGCGGTGGTGGCTATGGCGGTGGCGGTCAAGGCGGCTACGGCGGTGGCGGTCAAGGCGGCTACGGCGGTGGCGGTCAAGGCGGCTATGGCGGTGGCGGTCAAGGTGGCTACGGCGGTGGCGGTCAAGGTGGCTACGGCGGTGGCGGTCAAGGTGGCTACGGCGGTGGCGGTCAAGGCGGCTACGGCGGTGGCGGTCAAGGTGGCTACGGCGGTGGCGGTCAAGGCGGCTACGGCGGTGGCGGCTATGGCGGTGGCGGTCAGTCTGATCAATCAGCTCAAGATAGACCTTCTGGAGCCAAAGGCTGGGAAGATCGTAGTCATGGTAATGCTTCTCAAGATGTAAATGACTTTGATCAAGGTCGTAGTAGAAGAAGAAGAGGTGCTTCGCCTGAAGGGGGAGCTGACTCTACTGCAGATTATGGCGGCGCAGAATCTTAAAGATTTCGTTTATTTTTTTATTGCCCAGCATCTTCGAGTTGTTGGGCAATTTTTTTTAAAATGGAAATATCAGCTTTCTGAGTTTGACATTTTTCACTTAATTCTTGTCTCAATATTTTTGCATTAGGAATATTTTCTATCAGATTTAAAATGTGTCTAGAAATTTGCCAAAGACGTCCATCATTCTCTAAATGCTTTTGAGCAAAAGGAATAAGCTTTTTTATTATTTTTGATCTTGATAAATATTTTTCTTTTTGTCCAAAAATTAATGAATCAATTTTTGTCCAAAGAAATGGATGAGAGTATGCAGCTCTTCCCACCATTGCTCCATCAAATACTTTGAGAGCTTCAATGGAATCATTAATCGTATTTAGTCCACCGTTCAGCTCAATAATTAATTCCGGCCTGTTATTTTTTAATTTTTGAACTCTTTCATATTGAAGAGGTGGAATTGTACGATTTTCTTTTGGATTTAATCCATTAAGCCAAGCTTTTCTTGCATGAATTATGAATCTGTCTGCTCCTGCAAGTGAACAAGTATCAACAAATTTTAGAAGATAATCATCACTGTCGAGATTATCAATACCAAGCCTGTGTTTGATGGTTATTGGTTTATTGCATGATTTCTTCATTTTCTCAATACAATCAGCCACTATCTTTGGTTTTCCCATAAGACAAGCTCCAAAGTTGCCAGATTTTACTCTCGGACTTGGACATCCAATGTTTAAGTTAATTTCGTCATAGCCCCAATCTTCAGCCATTTGAGCTGCTTCAGCTAAAAGTTTCGGGTTGTCTCCTCCTAGTTGTATGGAAATAGGATGCTCAATCTCATCAAAATCTAATAATTTATTCCTGTTTTTGCTGTAATGGAGCGCTTGGGCCACAATCATTTCAGTGTAGAGAAGCGATTTTTTGGTGATCTGGCGCATAAGGACACGAAAATGCCTATCTGTGCAATCCATCATTGGAGCAATACTTAATCTGTAGTTAGCTATTTCATTTGTTTTTAAAGAATTGGAAATCATTTTTTATGAATTAATTTTTTCAACTTTTAGGGAGTAAATTTTATTAAGATTCACTGACTTGAGAAATTTCTTTGAAGCGTAGATTTTTTATGTTTGGACTTTTGAATACTCTTTTTGGTTTTACTATCAAACCAAAAAGCGCTTTTGCCTCCTCTAAACCTATGGAAAACTATAAAACTCTAACTGATGCAGACTGGGAAAATCGTTTACCCAAAGACGCTTTTTACGTCTTACGAAAGGAAGGAACAGAGAGACCGTTTTCAAGTCCATTAAATGATGAAAAAAGGAAAGGAGTTTTTCGTTGTGCAGGATGCGGTCTTGCTTTATTTTCTTCAACAACAAAGTTTGACAGTGGAACAGGCTGGCCAAGCTTTTTTGATCATTTACCGGATGCAATAGAGACAAAAACAGACTTCAAATTAATTGTCCCCAGAACTGAATATCATTGTCGACGATGTGGTGGGCATCAAGGACATGTTTTTAATGATGGTCCAAGACCCACTGGTAAACGATATTGTAATAATGGTGTAGCTCTTGCTTTTGAAGTTGATTCGTAAATGATTATCTTTTCTATTCAAATAGGTGTGGGCTTCCGTAGCTTGTACAAAAAACCCTTTGCAATCAACATGGTCTAAAAGCTGATTGAATTATATGAATTCAGACGTTTCCTCTTCCGAATATGAATTATCACAAGATGGTTCATCACAAAATAATCCCAGTGAAAATTCTGTAAGTTCTCCTAAAAGTAATGAATCAGTTAATCAAGTTGAGCTTTCTGATAATCCCGACGTAGAGCCTCAAGTGAAGAATGATTCGGTAGATACATCAAACGAACAATCTTCAACTAGTTGTGATTCAAATATTAAAGGTTCAGATACTGAAGCAAGATTACAGCAATTAGAAAAAGAGCATGAAACTTTAAACAGCCAATATATGAGAATAGCTGCTGACTTTGATAATTTCCGAAAGCGACAGACGCGTGATCAAGATGATCTAAAAATTCAACTTACTTGCACAACCCTTAGTGAAATACTTCCTATTGTTGATAATTTTGAAAGAGCAAGGCAGCAGTTGAATCCTGAGGGTGAAGAAGCTCAAGCATTACACCGAAGCTACCAAGGGCTTTACAAACAATTAGTTGAAGTTCTTAAGAATCTTGGCGTTGCTCCAATGCGAGTGGTTGATCAGGCTTTTGATCCGTCTTTGCATGAGGCAGTTATGAGAGAGCCCAGCGATGAAAAGGCTGAGGATATTGTGATTGAAGAATTACAACGGGGTTATCACCTTAACGGTCGTGTTTTAAGGCATGCCTTGGTTAAAGTTTCTATGGGTCCAGGCCCGAAAGCCGTTAATGAAGAGATTCCTGATCAGAGTGCTTCTAATCAAGAACTAAGTGAATCTGTAGATGGTTCAACTAAAGATGAGAATTAACTACATGATGATCGAAACGGAATTGAATTTGTTTAAATGTACTAATGGCTGATTTTTACGATCTATTGGGTGTCAGCAGAGATGCTGATGCTGACACTTTAAAAAGAGCTTATAGACAGCAAGCTCGGAAATATCATCCTGACGTCAATAAGGAAGCAGGTGCAGAGGATAAGTTCAAAGAAATAGGCAAAGCATATGAAGTTTTAAGCGACTCTCAAAAGCGAGCTCGTTACGACCAATTTGGAGAAGCTGGAATAGGTGGGGCCGCTGGCATGCCGGATATGGGAGATATGGGTGGCTTTGCAGATTTGTTTGATACCTTTTTTAATGGCTTTGGTGGTGCTAGTTCAGCTGGAGGTTCTCGCCCTCAAAGACGCGGACCACAACAGGGAGACGATTTACGTTACGACCTAACGATAGATTTTGATAAAGCTATTTCTGGACAAGAAAAAGAGATTACGGTCCCTCATTTAGAAACTTGTGATGTTTGCAGAGGCACTGGGGCTAAGAAAGGCACTGGTCCTGTTACTTGTCCTACATGTAGTGGTGCAGGTCAAGTAAGAAGAGCGACTCGTACACCTTTTGGAAGTTTTACTCAAGTCGCTGAATGTCCAACCTGTGGTGGTACTGGACAAGTGATTAAAGATCCTTGTAATGCTTGTGGAGGGAAAGGGGTTAAACAAGTAAGAAAAAAATTAAAAATTAATATTCCTGCTGGTGTTGATAGCGGAACACGATTAAGAGTCTCAGGAGAGGGTAATGCTGGATTAAAGGGTGGTCCATCTGGAGATCTATATGTTTTTTTAAAAGTTAAAAATCATCCTAATTTAAAGAGAGATGGATTGACAATTTTATCTGAAGTTAATATTAGTTACCTTCAGGCAATTTTAGGAGATACTATTGAAATAGAGACTGTAGATGGCCCTACTAAATTGCAAATTCCAGCAGGAACCCAACCTAACTCTATTTTGAATTTAGAAAATAAAGGGGTGCCGAAACTAGGCAATCCAGTTGCTAGAGGTAATCATCAAGTCTCAGTAAAGATTAAATTACCTACAAAATTATCAGATTCTGAAAGAAATTTATTAGAAGAATTAGCTGGACATTACTCTGCACGTGGACCTCAACATCATTATCATAAAAGTGGCTTATTTAGTAAGTTATTTGGTAAATAATAGTGGAGAAAAATATCTTCATTGATCATTATTTAGATTTGAGTGGCCTTCCTTGTCCAGTAAATTTTGTTAAATGTTGTCTGGCTTTAGAAAACTTATCGTCAAATCAAGTTTTAAAAGTAGATCTTGATAGAGGCGAAGCAGAAACTAGTGTTATCGATGGTTTGCAAGAGAAAGGTTATAAAGTAAAAATATTGACTAAACACTCTAAAAAAGTATCTTTGATAATATCGAGTGAATAAAAATAAACCTAATAAATCTAAAGGTATTGTTGTTGCACTGAAGGCAAATTTTTTAATTGTTGAGATTGACTATTTAAATTTTAAGGACGATTCATTTGATCAATTGTATGAAAAAATTAGACTTTTATGCACTCGAAGAAGTAAGTTAGATTATCAAGGTTTATTTATAGATGTAGGGGATATAGTTTCCGTTGAGTCTATAGATTATAAAAACAAAATAGCTGTAATTTCAGAAGTGGGGCCGCGAAAAAGTTTTTTAAAACGTCCAGCGGTGGCAAACGTTACTTTATTATCTATTTGTATCTCAGTTGATGAGCCTTTATTTGATATTGAGCAAACAAGCCGTTTTTTATTAACAGCTGAATGTGCAAATATAGAGCCTTTAATAATCTTAACCAAAATAGATTTAATTACAAAGAATGATTTAATTTTATATATAAATAAATTTAAATCTTGGGGGTATGATTGTTTACCTGTATCTATATATAATTCTCAGGGTATTGATTCATTAATAGAACGATTTCGAAAGACAAAATTAACTGTTCTTGCGGGTCCTTCTGGAGTAGGAAAGACAAGTTTAATTAATCATTTAATCCCATCCGTTTCTCTACCTACTTCAACTGTTTCAAAAAAATTAAAGAGAGGCACACATACGACTAGACATGTCGAACTTTTTGCAATTGGAAATGGTTCACTTCTTGCTGATACACCAGGGTTTAATCGTCCAGAAATAGTATGTGAGCCAACTGGTTTTGCTTCTTTGTTTCCTGAGTTTCGAACACAGTTAGCCACATCACAATGTAAGTTCCGTAATTGCTTGCATAGAGATGAGCCGGGTTGTGTAATTAATAAAGATCTTGAAAGATATTCTTTTTATCGTGAGAACCTTGAGGAAATGATTAATTCTCATCTCCCATACCAGGCAGGTTAAGTTTGAATCCACCGGTTAAATCTTCCATTCGCTCTTTCATTGTCGAAGTTGAAACTTCGTGAGCGGATTTCATAGCATCTAATATGGCTTTTTCGATTATTGCTTTGTCTTCAGAAAGAAGAGATGGGTCAATTTTTACACGTAAAGGTTTTTGATTCCCTGACATCCATATCTTTGCCCTATTGTCATTATTTGTGCCCTCTATTTCCATAACTTCAAGCTCTTCTTGAAGTTTTTGGGCATTTTGCTGAATTTGTTGTGCTTTTTTAAAAGCTTCTGTGAGTTGTCCAAAATTTGGTAGTCCGAATCCAGCCATGAGAATTTCCTATTGTTATTGATTTTAGGGTTTAAATTTAAAAGCCACATTGTTTAACTTCTGTTTCTAACAAGATTCCATAAGAATCAAAAACTCTTTTCTTGACATATTTAATCAATTCTCTGACGTCATAAGAGGAAGCTTGGTTTGCGTTAATTATAAAATTTGAATGTATTTTGGATATTTCTGCTCCACCAAAACGAAATCCTTTTAAACCAATTTCTTCAATTAATTTTGCAGCTTTCAAAGGTTCTGGATTACGAAAAACACTGCCGCATGTTTGAGCTTGATAAGGTTGAGTTTTTAATCGATGATTTAAGTTTTCATTTGTGACCTGTCGAATTTCTTCTGCATGACCTGACATCAGCTTGAGTCGAGCAGAGATAACAATTAATTTTTCATTTTGAAGCAGACTGTGTCGGTATCCAAAATTGAGATCCTTGCCCTTGATCATTTTGTATTCACCTGTCAAAGATAGCGTTGTAATACTCTCGAGATAGTTAGATATGCAATCTTCTTGTGCCCCAGCATTCATAACTACAGCCCCACCAATTGTTCCTGGTATTCCTACAGCCCATTCGAAGCCATGAAGTCCACTCGCAGCCGCTTTTCTCGCCAGAGTAGGAAGCATTTCACCGCTAAGGACTTCGATAATTCCATTGTTTTTATCAATTTGAATTCCTTTGAAATTACGCATACATAGACTTAAACCTTTAATTCCTTTGTCATTTATTAAAAGATTTGATCCAGCACCAATAATATTGCAAGGAATTTTTTTCTTATTTATCCAAGTAATTAAATAATTAATTTCTTCTATATTTTTTGGTTGAGCAATCCATTCTGCAGGACCCCCTATTCTCCAAGTAGTGAAATTTGATAAGGAAATATTTTTCTCTAATTTAATGGAATTCATTTATTAAGCGGCTATATTATTGCTGATTAATTTATTATTGAGTAATTCTAAAAATAGATTTTCACATATTAGATTAATATCTCCTGCTCCCATTATTAAAATCAAGTCTTTTTCAAGTGTATGTTTTTTTATTATTTTTATCACATCTTGATTGTTATCTGGTGTATATATTTCTAGGTTAGGTTTAATTTTTTTTAACTCATCTCCAATATTCTTATTATTTATATCTTCGACTTTATCTTCTCCAGCAGAGTAAATTGGAGTTATAATTACTAAATCAGATTGACTTAGACTTTTTGCAAATTCCTTTTGAAACTTTTGAGTTCTACTATATCGATGTGGCTGAAATATGGTAACTAATCTTCTAGGCAAAATTTTTGAAAGTTTATGTTTTGTCTTGATGATAGTAGATGCAATTGATATTGCAGCATCAATTTCGCTCGGATGATGAGCATAATCCTCAACTATTAATCTATTTTGCCATAATCCTTTAAATTCAAACCTTCTTGAAGGGAGCTTTAAATTCTTAATTCCTTCTTTTATATCTTTGAAAAGAATTCCAGCTACTCTGCATGCAGCTATTGCAGCTACTGTATTGCTTAAATTGTGTATTCCAGGAACTGGTATTTTTATAACATCAATAAACTTTTCTTTTTCATAATACTCTGCAATAATTTCATATCCATTAGATTCTTTCGGAATTAGTGCAAAATCTATATTATTAATTTTTTTAATCGAAAATAATTTAGAACTCTGTATATTATCTCTAAGATTTTCACAATCAAAATTAGTAATTAAGCATTCACACTTTTGAGCAAATTGTTTCATTGTTTTTATTAAATCTTCTAGATCTAGATAATGATCAACATGTTCAAGTTCTAAATTCGTAATCAATCCGATATTTGGATTAAAGTTTACTAACGATCCATCCGATTCATCTGCTTCTGCGATCAAAAATTCACTATTGCCAAAATTGTAGTTTTTTTTGTAGAGAGGTATAATTCCGCCTATGATAGCCGTCGGATTCTTATTGGCATATGAAAATAATGTTGTAATGTAAGTACTTGTAGTTGTTTTGCCATGAGATCCTGAGACAATTATTGATCTTTTTTGTTCAATTAAAAAGGCCAATATTTCAGAACGATGTTTAATTGTTAAATTATATTTTCTTGCTTTAGATAATTCTGAATTATCTCGATGTATTGCTGAACTTCTAACAACTAATATATTTTTTCCATGGACTTTAAGAATTTCATCAATATTCGATTCTGCTTGGGTTGGAAAGGTGTGGACTTTATTTTCTGCTAATTTCTTTAAAGTTAGGTTTTTTTTCTGGTCAGAGCCAGAAATTGAATATCCTTTTTTCGCGAGAATCATTGCTAGAGCAGACATACCAATACCACCGATTCCAATAAAATGAATATGAGTTGGTAACTCTGTTGTTTTCTTCAATTTCACTTCAGTGTCCTTAGAAAGATAACTCTTCATTGATTTAAAGGCACATTTTTTAAAGAATTAGAGAGTTTTTGTACTTTTTATGTCCTTAACGCTTCAATTATTTTTCAAAATGCGCAGAAAATGATCATCGTTCTGTATGATTAGCGGCCAGTAGCTTGTGCGGTTTTACCGTTTTTGAAATGACCTTGCGTGTAGCGATTAATGGATTCGGAAGAATTGGACGCAATTTTATGCGTTGTTGGCTTAGTAGGGGTGCAAATACAAATATTGAGGTGGTCGGCATTAACGTCACTTCTGACCCAAAAACTTGTGCACATTTGCTCAAATATGACTCTATTTTAGGTGCTATAAAAGACGCCGAAATTTCACATACAGACGATACATTTCAAATTAATGGCAAAACTATAAAATGTTACTCAGATAGAAACCCTTTAAATCTTCCCTGGAAAGAGTGGGGAATTGATTTAGTAATTGAGTCAACAGGCGTATTTAATACAGATGTGGGTGCTAGTAAGCATCTACAAGTTGGGGCTAAGAAGGTCATTCTTACTGCACCTGGTAAGGGTGATGGTGTAGGTACATATGTTGTTGGTGTTAACGCTGATTCCTACTCTCATGAAGATTTTGATATCCTCAGCAATGCAAGTTGTACCACCAATTGTTTAGCTCCAATCGTAAAAGTTTTAGATCAAAAGTTGGGAATTAATAAAGGGTTAATGACCACGATTCATAGTTATACGGGAGATCAAAGAATTCTTGATAATGCTCATCGCGATTTACGTCGTGCAAGAGCAGCAGCAATGAATTTGGTCCCTACTTCAACCGGAGCGGCAAAGGCTGTTGCACTTGTTTATCCACAAATGAAAGGGAAATTAACTGGTATTGCGATGCGAGTCCCTACTCCTAATGTTTCTGCAGTTGATTTGGTTTTTGAATCAAGTCGTAAAACTAGTGCTGAAGAGGTCAATTCATTATTGAAAACTGCTTCACAGGGAGAAATGAAAGGAATCATTAAATATGGTGATTTGCCTCTGGTTTCTACTGACTATGCAGGA encodes the following:
- the murB gene encoding UDP-N-acetylmuramate dehydrogenase; the protein is MNSIKLEKNISLSNFTTWRIGGPAEWIAQPKNIEEINYLITWINKKKIPCNIIGAGSNLLINDKGIKGLSLCMRNFKGIQIDKNNGIIEVLSGEMLPTLARKAAASGLHGFEWAVGIPGTIGGAVVMNAGAQEDCISNYLESITTLSLTGEYKMIKGKDLNFGYRHSLLQNEKLIVISARLKLMSGHAEEIRQVTNENLNHRLKTQPYQAQTCGSVFRNPEPLKAAKLIEEIGLKGFRFGGAEISKIHSNFIINANQASSYDVRELIKYVKKRVFDSYGILLETEVKQCGF
- a CDS encoding YbaB/EbfC family nucleoid-associated protein, with the protein product MAGFGLPNFGQLTEAFKKAQQIQQNAQKLQEELEVMEIEGTNNDNRAKIWMSGNQKPLRVKIDPSLLSEDKAIIEKAILDAMKSAHEVSTSTMKERMEDLTGGFKLNLPGMGDEN
- the gap gene encoding type I glyceraldehyde-3-phosphate dehydrogenase gives rise to the protein MTLRVAINGFGRIGRNFMRCWLSRGANTNIEVVGINVTSDPKTCAHLLKYDSILGAIKDAEISHTDDTFQINGKTIKCYSDRNPLNLPWKEWGIDLVIESTGVFNTDVGASKHLQVGAKKVILTAPGKGDGVGTYVVGVNADSYSHEDFDILSNASCTTNCLAPIVKVLDQKLGINKGLMTTIHSYTGDQRILDNAHRDLRRARAAAMNLVPTSTGAAKAVALVYPQMKGKLTGIAMRVPTPNVSAVDLVFESSRKTSAEEVNSLLKTASQGEMKGIIKYGDLPLVSTDYAGTNESTIVDEALTMCIDDNMVKVLAWYDNEWGYSQRVVDLAEIVAQKWK
- the murC gene encoding UDP-N-acetylmuramate--L-alanine ligase, whose translation is MKLKKTTELPTHIHFIGIGGIGMSALAMILAKKGYSISGSDQKKNLTLKKLAENKVHTFPTQAESNIDEILKVHGKNILVVRSSAIHRDNSELSKARKYNLTIKHRSEILAFLIEQKRSIIVSGSHGKTTTSTYITTLFSYANKNPTAIIGGIIPLYKKNYNFGNSEFLIAEADESDGSLVNFNPNIGLITNLELEHVDHYLDLEDLIKTMKQFAQKCECLITNFDCENLRDNIQSSKLFSIKKINNIDFALIPKESNGYEIIAEYYEKEKFIDVIKIPVPGIHNLSNTVAAIAACRVAGILFKDIKEGIKNLKLPSRRFEFKGLWQNRLIVEDYAHHPSEIDAAISIASTIIKTKHKLSKILPRRLVTIFQPHRYSRTQKFQKEFAKSLSQSDLVIITPIYSAGEDKVEDINNKNIGDELKKIKPNLEIYTPDNNQDVIKIIKKHTLEKDLILIMGAGDINLICENLFLELLNNKLISNNIAA